In Zobellia roscoffensis, the following are encoded in one genomic region:
- a CDS encoding RagB/SusD family nutrient uptake outer membrane protein, with translation MKNYIKYIGLVLIGVACFSCSKILDPEPEGQVALEELLATEEGLITGVNGVYAPLQPIFQNTMVQLAGRSSDDSWTWRKETESDIFNIDESFGLIQSTWENHYQGITRANTVLSRMTLIEEFSSDEMKSIIEGQCKFMRGFYYFHLVRFYGGVPLILEEIKSPSEAELPRASIEEVYAQIKLDLNGAITLLPESYSGGAGREVGQATKYAAMVLLAKVNLELEEWEAAVENTTDIIGKGRLLENYADNFNGSSENGPGSIFEVQYGGETAATTTTLRNTFAPEAFQGGAASLPTDDQLNGEGGSLSSGYGIVQEYETGDKRFEITLADYNLDNFLFPDQPKGSLKFVNKYLNNIDQPPSQSTWNYPVIRYADVLLMRAEALNEVAYAANGEAFDLLNEVRLNAGLPGHDATTLASQEEFRLALRKERRIELAFETKRYFDMNRWGILEDRIQFQMDIKGELTFPAQRLISHPITGKPYFLYPIPLVEFSNNANIQEQNPGY, from the coding sequence ATGAAAAATTATATAAAATATATAGGTTTAGTATTAATTGGGGTAGCGTGTTTTAGCTGTAGTAAAATCTTGGACCCAGAACCAGAGGGTCAGGTCGCGTTAGAAGAACTTTTAGCCACGGAAGAAGGTCTAATAACTGGAGTTAATGGTGTTTATGCACCTTTGCAACCCATTTTTCAAAATACAATGGTTCAATTAGCGGGTCGTTCAAGTGATGATAGTTGGACATGGCGAAAGGAGACGGAATCAGATATTTTTAATATTGATGAGTCATTTGGATTGATTCAATCCACCTGGGAGAACCATTATCAAGGTATTACAAGAGCGAATACAGTTTTATCACGAATGACTTTAATAGAAGAGTTTTCAAGTGATGAAATGAAGTCTATAATTGAAGGGCAATGCAAGTTTATGCGTGGTTTTTATTACTTCCATTTAGTTCGCTTTTATGGAGGAGTGCCTTTAATACTGGAGGAGATTAAATCGCCTTCAGAAGCAGAATTGCCAAGAGCTTCTATTGAGGAAGTATATGCCCAAATAAAGTTAGACTTGAACGGGGCTATTACATTATTGCCAGAATCTTATTCCGGCGGTGCAGGAAGAGAAGTAGGACAGGCCACAAAATACGCGGCTATGGTTCTACTGGCAAAAGTAAACTTAGAACTGGAAGAATGGGAGGCTGCTGTAGAAAATACTACGGATATCATTGGAAAGGGTCGTTTGTTAGAAAACTATGCCGATAATTTCAATGGGTCTAGCGAGAACGGACCAGGCTCAATTTTTGAAGTACAGTATGGAGGTGAAACTGCTGCCACGACAACAACGTTAAGAAATACATTTGCACCAGAGGCTTTCCAAGGGGGAGCGGCATCTTTGCCAACAGATGACCAACTAAATGGGGAAGGTGGAAGTTTATCCTCGGGGTACGGTATTGTACAGGAATATGAGACAGGTGACAAAAGATTTGAAATAACGTTAGCAGATTATAATCTTGATAATTTTCTGTTTCCTGACCAACCAAAAGGCAGCCTTAAATTTGTAAATAAGTATTTGAATAATATAGACCAACCACCGAGTCAAAGTACTTGGAACTATCCTGTAATAAGATATGCCGATGTGTTATTAATGCGAGCCGAAGCATTGAATGAGGTAGCTTATGCTGCTAATGGAGAGGCTTTTGACCTTCTAAATGAAGTTAGGCTTAATGCTGGTCTTCCAGGTCATGATGCCACTACGCTTGCTTCTCAGGAAGAATTTAGATTAGCATTAAGGAAAGAGCGAAGAATAGAGTTGGCATTTGAAACCAAACGTTATTTTGATATGAATAGATGGGGGATATTGGAAGATCGTATTCAGTTTCAAATGGATATCAAGGGAGAGTTAACATTCCCAGCACAACGATTAATATCTCACCCAATCACGGGGAAACCATATTTTTTATATCCTATTCCACTAGTTGAGTTTTCAAACAATGCCAATATTCAGGAACAAAATCCAGGGTACTAG
- a CDS encoding sulfatase family protein, with protein sequence MNSKLTYLGVKRVRIAIWISFITASCVSQVSKSIDLSNPEYLKPNIVYILADDMGYGDLSSLNPKSGIQTPNMDKIVEEGMYFTDAHSNSAVCTPTRYGILTGRYAWRSRLKEGVLWGYDPPLIEDNRTTVASFLSDNGYRTACIGKWHLGLGWHAKDTAKPIAKYEWDKVFKEGADSNVDFSKQVNGPNTLGFDYSYIIPSSLDMTPYLYLENEKATELPTAYTSGKSADKDGRGVFWRAGEVAPNFNFHNVLEHLTDKTTDYIKKQKNSKKPFFIYFPLTAPHTPWLPTEAVNGKSNAGRYGDFVTLVDNTVGKVLQALEKSGQAENTLIIVTSDNGSNWTEDDKKEFEHRANYIYRGQKADIYEGGHRIPFIARWPGTIEAGSVSNQVMCTTDLLATLSGIIGKELPNNSGEDSYNMLPALTGNAKEQIRDYTVHHSLNGFFAIRKGPWKFTTLLGSGGFSKPDLIEPEKGNPNATLFNLEEDPKEIQNVYDENPEVVKELLVLLEGAKK encoded by the coding sequence ATGAATTCTAAGCTAACCTATTTGGGAGTTAAGAGAGTGCGCATAGCGATATGGATATCGTTTATTACGGCATCTTGTGTTTCGCAAGTATCAAAATCTATAGACTTATCTAATCCAGAATATCTAAAACCTAACATTGTCTATATTTTGGCAGATGACATGGGGTACGGAGATTTGTCGTCGCTAAATCCAAAGTCGGGCATTCAAACGCCTAATATGGATAAAATAGTTGAAGAGGGAATGTATTTTACGGATGCCCATTCTAATTCAGCAGTTTGTACCCCGACCCGTTACGGTATTCTAACAGGGCGGTATGCTTGGCGAAGTCGTTTAAAAGAAGGGGTGCTATGGGGATATGATCCGCCTCTTATTGAGGATAACCGTACAACCGTTGCTTCATTTTTGAGTGATAATGGTTACCGAACGGCTTGTATTGGAAAATGGCACTTGGGCTTAGGCTGGCATGCTAAAGACACTGCAAAACCTATTGCAAAATATGAATGGGACAAGGTCTTTAAGGAAGGGGCGGATAGTAATGTTGATTTTAGCAAGCAAGTAAATGGCCCGAATACATTAGGTTTTGATTATTCTTATATTATTCCCTCTTCATTGGATATGACACCTTACTTGTATCTCGAGAATGAAAAGGCAACTGAATTGCCTACAGCTTACACATCAGGGAAAAGTGCGGATAAGGATGGTAGAGGTGTCTTTTGGCGTGCTGGAGAAGTTGCTCCAAATTTTAATTTTCATAATGTACTTGAGCATCTAACGGATAAGACCACAGACTATATAAAAAAGCAGAAGAATTCAAAAAAGCCGTTCTTTATTTATTTTCCATTAACCGCACCCCATACGCCGTGGTTGCCTACGGAAGCAGTAAACGGGAAATCCAATGCTGGCCGTTATGGTGATTTTGTAACCTTGGTAGATAATACCGTTGGTAAAGTACTTCAAGCTTTGGAGAAGTCAGGTCAGGCAGAAAACACTTTAATTATTGTTACTTCGGATAATGGTTCCAACTGGACCGAAGATGATAAAAAAGAATTTGAGCATCGTGCGAATTATATCTATCGCGGGCAGAAGGCTGATATTTATGAAGGAGGTCACCGGATTCCTTTTATAGCTAGGTGGCCCGGAACAATAGAAGCAGGGAGTGTTTCTAATCAAGTAATGTGTACGACAGATTTACTGGCTACTTTATCCGGTATTATAGGGAAAGAATTACCTAACAACTCGGGCGAGGACAGTTATAATATGCTGCCAGCTCTTACTGGAAATGCTAAAGAACAAATTCGTGATTATACGGTACATCATTCTCTAAATGGCTTTTTTGCCATTCGCAAAGGTCCATGGAAATTTACAACATTACTTGGTTCCGGAGGGTTTAGTAAGCCAGATTTGATTGAACCAGAAAAAGGAAATCCTAATGCTACTTTATTCAATTTAGAAGAGGACCCAAAGGAGATTCAGAATGTTTATGATGAAAATCCAGAAGTAGTCAAAGAGCTTTTAGTACTTCTTGAGGGTGCAAAAAAGTAA